Part of the Sinomonas atrocyanea genome is shown below.
ACCAGCGCGGCGGCAACCCCCTCGTCGACGCCGCCCTCGACCACGCAGGGGAGATCGACGCGTTCCTGCGCCAGGGCCTCGACGAGCGCACCGCGTCCAAGGACGCGTGGGCCCGGCTCTCCCGACTCGCCACGACCCTCGGAGGTCCCCGATGACGGCACCCTTCCCCCTCGCCGGACTGCTCAGGCTGCGCCGGCTCGAGCAGGACCAGGCCGCCGGCCACCTCGGCGCCGCGAACTCCCGCCTGGCCGCTCTCGCCGCGCGCGAGGGCCGGGCCGTCGCGGAGGCCGAGCGCATCCCGTCCGACGCCGAGACCTCGGCCGCGCTGCTGGCCGTCGCCGCCGCCCGGGCCTCCTCGATGAGCATGCTCACCGAGCTGCGCGGCCTCGCCGCCACGGCCGAGGCCGAGCGTGCCGAGGCCGAGCGCGAGTTCGGCGCCGCGCGCGCCCGCACCGTGGGGCTGGAGAAGCTCGAGGCGCGCCACGCGGCCGCCGCCGCAGCCTCGGCGCTCGCCGCCGAGCAGGTGGTCCTCGACGAGCTCGGGTCCGCCGCCCGGCTCCGCGGCGCCCACGAGCCTGGACCCGGAGGCACGGACGCATGAGCATCACCGAGGCCATGGGCCGGGTGGCCCAGATCCAGACCACCATCGCGGGATTCGACCCGACGGGGGCCGCACGGACGGCGTCGTCCGCCCCCTCGAGCGCCCAGGGTGGCGCCAGCGCGGCGGCCACGCCCCAGACCGGCGCGGCCTTCGCCCAGACCCTCGCCGGCTTCCTCGCCCCCGCCTCCTCGGACACTGCCCCGATCTCCGCCGCTGACGCAGGCGGCCCCCTCGCCGCCGCCGGGAGCGCCGGCGGCGTCACGGGGGACCAGGTCGCGGCCGCGGCGCAGAGGTACGTGGGCGTGCCGTACGTGTGGGGCGGCACGGACCCGGCCCGGGGCATGGACTGCTCCGGATTCGTCCAGCGCGTCTACCAGGACCTCGGCATCTCCCTGCCGCGTGTGGTGCACGACCAGATGACCCAGGGCACGCCCGTCGCCTCCCTCGCCGACGCCAGGCCGGGCGACCTCCTCATCGACTTCGGCGGCGAGCACGTGGCCATCTACCTCGGCAACGGCAAGGCCATCGACGCGCCCGAGCCGGGCAAGACCATCCAGGTCCGCGACGCGTGGGAGAAGTACACGGGCCTCACGGCCATCCGGCGGATCGTCCCGGACAGCGGCGCCGCGGGCGCGGCCGGTCCGGCCGGCGTGGCTGGAGGATCCGCGCCTTCGGGCGTGGCCGGCCTCGACGCGTCCCAGCTCGGCTACGCCCGCACGATCGTGGGCGAGGTCCGGGCCCGGGGCCTGCCTCCCCAGGCCGCCGTCAACGCGATCTCCACCGCCCTGCAGGAGTCCTCGCTCAGGATGTACTGGAACCCCAAGGTCGCCGGGTCGCAGGCGCTCGCCCCCGACCCCTCCGCCGTGGGCGCCGACGGCTACTCCGTGGGCCTGTTCCAGCAGCAGGTCAACGGCGCGCAGTTCTCGTGGGGCAGCGTCGCGGACGCCATGGACCCGCGGGCCTCGACCCGGATGTTCCTGGACCGCCTCACCGCGATTCCCGGGTGGCAGGGCATGTCCGTCACCGCCGCGGACCAGGCGGTGCAGCGCTCCGCCTACCCCGAGGCCTACGCCAGGTGGGAACCCGCGGCCCGCGCGGTCGTCGCCGCGCTGTATCCCGGAGCCGCCTGATGGCCCCGCTCATGTCCGGGACATCCGCCGTCCCCATGGCCGCGGCGTCCGTGCGGCCGCCGCAGCGGCCCGGGACGGCCTCCGACGGAGGGCCGGGGCAGTTCGCCGCAGCGCTCGCCGACGTCCAGAGGCCGCCGGCCGCGCACACTCCGGCCCCGCACTCTCCGGGCCCGCACTCTCAGGTCCGGCCGGCCGGCCCGCGGCGCTCCTCCGGGGAGCCGGGCACCGAGGCGGCCGCCGGCGGCGCTGACCCGGCCGCGCTGGCCGGGCTGGCCGGGCTCGTCCCGGCACAGGTCACGGCGTCCCCCTCGGGAGCTCCACGCACGACGCCGGCGCTCGCCGCCGCGGCGGCCTCGCCCGCCGCCGGGGTGCTGGGCGCTGGGGTGCTGGCCACTGGGGTGCCAGGCGCAGGCGCGCCCGGTAGCGGCGGTCCCGGCGCCTCCGGAACCGCGCTCGTCGCGGCGGGGCTCGCGGCGCCAGCGGTGCCAGGCGAAGCGGGGCCCGGACAGTCTTCCGGAGTGCCGGCGATGGGGGCCGACACTCCGGGACCATTCACCGCAGGCGCCCTCGGCGCCGCCGGGGTCGCCGGGGTCGCCGGGACGACGCCGGCGGGAGCCGGCTGGACAGGGGGTGCCGACGGGCAGACGCTCCCTGCCTCGGCTCTGACGCCCGGCTCCGGGAGCCCCGCCGTCAGGGCGCCTGGTTCGGCCCTGCCTGGTGCGCCTGCATCGAGTTCGACGGTCTCCGATGCGGCGGTGTCCGGTTCGGGCGCGTCCGGTCCGGCTGTGTCCGGTTCGGCGGTGTCGGGTCCGGCGGTGTCGGGCTCGGCCATCGGGGAGTCCGCCTTGGCCGGTTCGACCCCCGGTCTGCCTCTGGCCGTTCCTGCTCTGGCCGGTCCTGCTCTGGCCGGTCCTGCTCCGGCCGGTCCAGCTCTGGCGGGTCGTGCCGCGGGCGACCCCGCGGCGTCGTCCGTCGTGGCCGCCGCCGGGCTCCCCGCAGCGGTGCCCCTCCCGGCCGCCGCCGGGCTCCCCGCAGCGGTGCCCCTCCCGGCGGCGAGGCCCGACGTGGTGCTGCCCGCCGCCGTCGTGCCTCCGCCGGCAGCGCCGCCGCAGGGGTTCGCGGACCAGCTCTCCAGACCCGTGGCAACGCTCGCGCAGGCCGGCCCGGGCGAGCACCTCATGACCGTGAAGGTGACCCCGGAGAACCTCGGCCCGGTCACCGTGCAGGCGCGCATCGGCGCCGACGGGGTGCGGATCGAGCTGTTCGCCCCGACCGACGCCGGCCGCGCCGCGGTCCACTCCGTGCTCGCCGACCTGCGCCGCGATCTCGCCGGCACCGGGCTCGGCGCAAGCCTCGACCTCTCCCAGCGCGGCGCCCCGCAGCAGCCGGGCGGGCAGGGACAGGGCCAGCCCGGCAACCAGCCAGGCAGCCAGCCAGGAGGCCACGGCTCCGGGCGGGGGAGCGGCGGCACCCTCCGAGACCCGGGCGGGCCGCCGGGCCTCGCGGCGTCGCCCACCGCATCGTCCACCACAGTGCCCACGGCCGCCGGCCTGGACATCCTCGTCTGAGAGAAAGGCACGCATGAGCACCAGCCCCATCGGCTCCGTCGGAAGCCCCATCGGCACCGTCGGGAGCACGAGCCTCACCTCCTCGGCGGCCGTCCGGGCACCGAAGCAGACCATGGACTCGACCGTCTTCATGGACCTGCTCGTCACCCAGCTGAAGAACCAGGACCCGAGCTCGCCCATGGACACCAACGCGATGATCAACCAGACCACGCAGCTGTCCATGATGGAGAAGCTCACCCAGCTCGCCACGGACAGCGCCCAGGGCCTGAGCATGCAGCAGCGCGCCGCCGCGGCAGCCCTCATCGGCAAGGCCGTGACCTACCTCGCCGCGGACGGCACCTCCGCCGTCGGCACCCCCAGCAGCGTCTCCTACACCGGCTCCGCGCCCACGGTCACGATCGGCGGCGCCTCGGTCCCGCTCGATGCGATCACCGGCATCGCCACCGCCTGACCTCATATCGCTTCCCGCCCGCCCTCCCCTCACCACCCGACCGCCCGACGAAAGGCAGCCACCATGCTCCGCTCGCTCTACTCCGGCATCTCGGGCCTGCGCGCCCACCAGACCATGCTGGATGTCACCGGCAACAACATCGCCAACGTCAACACCACCGGCTTCAAGGGCTCCTCGACCCAGTTCGAGGACACGCTCTCCCAGCTCACCCAGGGCGCGAGCGGCCCGCAGCCGGCCACCGGCGGCACCAACCCCGCCCAGATCGGGCTCGGCGTGAAGGTCGCGGCCGTCACCACGAACTTCACCCAGGGCTCGGCCCAGACCACCGGCAAGGCCACGGACATGATGATCTCCGGGGACGGGTTCTTCATCACGAGCCGCGGCGGCCAGCAGCTCTACACCCGCGCGGGCTCGTTCGGCTTCGACGCCGGCGGCCGGCTCGTGGGGCCCGACGGCGGCATCCTCCAGGGCTGGACCGCGGACGCCGCGGGGGTGGTCAACACCGGCTCGCCCATCGGCGACGTCGCGCTCTCGCCGACCGCCACGATCCCCGCGGTCGCCACGAGCCAGGTCGGGGTGGACGGCAACCTGCCCTCCGACGCCGCGGCAGGCACCTCCCTCGAACGGGACATCAAGGTCTTCGACGCGACCGGCACCGCCCGGAACCTCGCGCTCACCTTCACCAAGACGGCCGGCGGGTGGAACGTCGCCGCGGCCGACGCCGACGGGGCCACCGGGGCGGGCTCCCTCGCCTTCACGGGCGGCAGGCAGACGGCGGGAGGGACGCTCGCCGTCGGCGGCATCACGGTGGACCTCGGGGCGGTGACCGGCTATGCGGGGATGACCACCGTGGCCGCCACGAGCCAGAACGGCTCCTCCGCCGGCACGCTCGAGGCGTTCACCCTCGGCTCGGACGGCTCCCTCATCGGCTCCTTCAGCAACGGCCTGAAGCAGACCGTCGGCCGGATCGCCCTGGCGAAGTTCACCAACCCCTCCGGGCTCGAGAAGGCCGGAGACTCCGCCTACACGGTCACCGCGAACTCGGGCACCGCCCAGATCGGCCAGGCCGGCGACCCGGGCTTCGGCACCCTGGCCGGGGGAGCGCTCGAGATGAGCAACGTGGACCTGTCCCAGGAGTTCACCAACCTCATCGTGGCCCAGCGCGGCTTCCAGGCCAACGCGCGCATCATCACCACCTCTGACCAGGTGCTCCAGGAGCTCGTGGACCTCAAGCGCTAAGAAGGACGCGAACCGGAGACGTCAGCGGGCAGCAGTGGCCACGTGGGAGCGGACGTGGACGGGTGCGGCGGCGGTCTGCGGGATGGCCTGCAGGGCGAAGGACTCCACGGCGCCGGGCCGGAAGAGAAGGCACTGGGTGGAGCCGCCGAACTGGAAGTATCCGAGCTCCTCGCCCTTCTCGAGGTGGTGTCCGGGGACCACCTGCTCGCCGATGACGCAGGAGGAGACCTCGATCATCCCGACGGGCACCACGGCGACGAGCCCGATCGTTGGGTTGTCTGCCTCGATGAGGATGATGGCGCGGCTGGCGACGTGGGCGAGGTAGCCCTGGGAGTTGGTCGGTTCCACCGCGTCCGCGCCTTCGGAGTCGGCCTCGGAGAAGTACGTGCCGGGCCGGACGTAGGCGCGGACCACGGTGCCCGCGACCGGGCTGTGCCAGCGGTGGTAGTTCGTGGCGCTGAGGAACGCCTGGTGGACGGTCCCGCCGACGAACTCGTCGACGGCCGGGTCGTTCGCGAGCAGGTCCTCGAGCGAGTAGGGCTGGCTCTTGACCCAGAACTCGTCCCGGCGCTGCACCCCGGTGCTGAGTTTGTACGGCGTGGATTCGCAGGCGCTGACGATCACCCGGTCGTCGTCGGGGCGGTCCACCGGCCGCTGCCCGTCGGCGAAGCGGCGGGTGAAGAAGTCGTTCCAGGACGTGAATCCCCAGTGCGGGTCGTCGGGGTCATGGGCGAACTGGCTCATGCCCACGACCCGCTGGGCCGTGTCGCTCTTCCAGCCCGTGTCCGAGTCGTTGAGCACGTACAAGGACTCCTCGCTGTCCAGGAAGGCGCACCAGGCGTTGAGGATGTCCTTGAGGCTCTCATTCACCCGCGGGTCGCGGTAGAATGCGAAGCCGGCGGGCGTGCCCATGGTCCAGTCGAGGATGCCGGCCATCGGGGTCGTGACCATCGACCCGTCGCTGAACTCCGGTGCCATGGTCAGGACGGCGTTGACCAGGGACAGCATCTGCTCGAAGCTGTGCAGGTGCCGCTGCTGGTACGGCTTCGCGGAGGGCACCTGCTCGATCATCTGCGTCGCGTACATGCGCAGGATCGGGTCCGACGTCACGAGCCGGTGGAACCGCTGAACGGCCGGATGCCACTGGGTCTCCGCCTCGGAGCCGGCCGTGCGCTCGGCATGCCCCTGAAGCCATGCCTCGAGGTCCTCCTGCCCCGGAAGCCATCCGCCTTGCTGCTTGTGGTCCTGTTCCGCCATGGTCCTCGTTCATTCCTAAGGGACTGCATCTGCGCGCGGTCCGATGAGTGCTGGACGCGCGGACGCGCGCCGGGTCTGCGAGCACCCGTGTGCTCCACCGGAGAGGGATTACCCGACGGTTGCGTCCCTGAACCGTGGCGGGATGTCTGTTCCTCGGTCAGGGCCCCGGGGCGATGGGGGCGTCCGGGCCGGGGAGGGGGACGGGTTCGCCGTGAACGATGACGATGTTGCCGGTCTTCTCGGCGTGGAGCTCGAGGAGCCCGACGGGGGCGGTCGCCTGGGCGAGGGCGGCGGCGTGGGCGACGTCGGCGGGGATATGCTCGGCGGCGACAACGACCCGGTGCGCGACGGGCAGGCGGGTGCGCTCGGCCTCCCACAGCGCGAGCGCGCGGGTGAGCTGGTCGGTGTCGGCGGCCCCGAGCTGGACCTCGACGATGAAGCGGGTCCCGTCGGCCGGGTCGAAGAGGAGGACGGCGAACTGGTCCGGGCCGGTGCGGGGGACGGTGCGTTCGAATTTGGGCATCCCGTCGGTGAGGTCGAGCAGGATCGGGCTCTCCTCGATGCGGGCGGCGAGCCAGGCGGCATCGAGGCCGAGGTCCTTCAGGGTCGGGCGGCGGGGCTGGGTCGTGCTCACGCCCGGATCCTACGCACCAGGCGCCCCGTGGCAGGGGACGCGCGCGCGAACCGGAGCCGCAGAACGGTGAACAGAGAGCACGCACCCGGCTGCTGTCGGGTTCCCCTCGGAGGGCGTGCTGGCGCGTGCGGGGCTCGGCGCCCGTGGTGCGACACACCGGGACACGCCCGTCCCGCCCTGTCGCCGGTCGGCGCCGCTCTGGTAGACACGGTGCCGAGCGTGCGACGGCCCCTGGCTCCTGCTTTGGCGGTCCGCATGCGCGCACGTGCGGGAGGCGTCCGGCTGGCGCCCGGTCCGGAGGGAGGCCATTGGCCGGCTGGGGCGCCTTCCGTACACCCCGCCCGTCCGAGTCTCCGTCCGGATGCCATCAGGTTCGGGGGAAGACAGACACCCCTTTGTCGATCAAAGCACTGGCCTTACGCCGCGGACGGGGCGGCCGATAGTGGGGGGCGAGGCCCTGAGCCTCGCCCCCGAGCAGAAGAACGGCCCCATGATCGCAGTCACCCGCCTCAACGGGTCACGCTTCGCAGTCAACCCCGACCTCATCGAGCGCGTGCAGGAGAACCCTGACACGACCCTCGTGATGGTCGGGGGCGCCACCTACGTGGTGCGGGAGAGCCTGGCCGAGATCATCGGGCTCATCGCGGACTACCGCGCCCTCGTGCTGGCCACGGCGCGCGGGCTCACGGTGGGCCAGGGGCAGCAGCTCAGCCTCGTGCGGGGGACAGAGGAGAACGATCCCGGCCCGGGGGCCACGCCCCTGCGCCCCACCCAGCGCTAGGAGAACAGCACCATGGACCCGTCACTCATCGTCGGACTCGTCCTCGCGTTCGGGTCCGTCGTCGCGATCGTGTCGATGGAGGGCGCGAGCGTCACCGCCCTCATCCTCCCCCCGCCCATGATCCTCGTCTTCGGCGCCACCCTCGCGGTGGGCCTGGCCGGCAACACCCTCAAGGACACCCTGCGCGCCTTCCGCGCCGTCCCGCGCGCAGCGATGGGCCGGCCCCCGAAGCCGCAGGAGAGCATCGACAAGATCATTGCCCTCGCCGAGAAGGCCCGCGCGGAGGGCCTCCTCGCGCTCGAGGCCGAGGCCACCGACACGAAGGACCCCTTCCTCTCCCGCGCCCTGCAGAACGTGGCCGACGGCACCGACGCCGAGGAACTGCGCATCATGATGGAGGACGAGATCGGCACGAAGTCCCGGGCCGACCACGCCGACGCCAAGTTCTTCGCCGCCCTCGGCGGCTACGCCCCCACCATGGGCATCATCGGCACGGTCGTCTCCCTCACCCACGTGCTCGAGAACCTCTCCGACCCCACCTCGCTGGGCCCCATGATCGCCAGTGCCTTCATCGCCACCCTCTGGGGCCTGCTCTCCGCCAACTTCATCTGGCTCCCCATCTCCGCCCGCATCGCCCGCCTGTCCGAGCTCGAGATCGAGCGCATGACGCTCATCATGGAGGGCATCCTCGCCGTGCAGGGCGGCGCCCAGCCCATGCTGCTCGCGGACCGCCTGCGGGCCATGGTCCCGGAGCACCACGTCAAGGACCGGGGGCGGGCGGACGCGAAGGAGAAGATGAGGGCCGCCGCGTGAGCCGACGCCGGACCCCGCGCAGGGCCCCGGAGCCCTTCCACGTCGACGAGCGCTGGGCCATCTCCTACATGGACATGATCACGGTCCTGTTCTGCCTCTTCGTGGTCCTCTACGCGATGTCCTCCGTGGACCAGAACCGCTTCGAGAAGCTCCGCAACTCCCTGGCGACCGGCTTCGGCACCACCGTCACCCAGAAGATCGATACGGCCACGGGCACCGTGGTCCCGCCCGATCAGGCCAGCAAGGACACCGAGGGGTTCTCGAGCCTCGCGCTCGCGACCAAGGAGGTGGACCGGCTCACTGCCCTGAAGGAGCAGATGGCGGCGCGCCTCGACGCGAAGGGCCTCCTCGGGGAC
Proteins encoded:
- a CDS encoding C40 family peptidase — protein: MSITEAMGRVAQIQTTIAGFDPTGAARTASSAPSSAQGGASAAATPQTGAAFAQTLAGFLAPASSDTAPISAADAGGPLAAAGSAGGVTGDQVAAAAQRYVGVPYVWGGTDPARGMDCSGFVQRVYQDLGISLPRVVHDQMTQGTPVASLADARPGDLLIDFGGEHVAIYLGNGKAIDAPEPGKTIQVRDAWEKYTGLTAIRRIVPDSGAAGAAGPAGVAGGSAPSGVAGLDASQLGYARTIVGEVRARGLPPQAAVNAISTALQESSLRMYWNPKVAGSQALAPDPSAVGADGYSVGLFQQQVNGAQFSWGSVADAMDPRASTRMFLDRLTAIPGWQGMSVTAADQAVQRSAYPEAYARWEPAARAVVAALYPGAA
- a CDS encoding flagellar hook-length control protein FliK — its product is MSGSAIGESALAGSTPGLPLAVPALAGPALAGPAPAGPALAGRAAGDPAASSVVAAAGLPAAVPLPAAAGLPAAVPLPAARPDVVLPAAVVPPPAAPPQGFADQLSRPVATLAQAGPGEHLMTVKVTPENLGPVTVQARIGADGVRIELFAPTDAGRAAVHSVLADLRRDLAGTGLGASLDLSQRGAPQQPGGQGQGQPGNQPGSQPGGHGSGRGSGGTLRDPGGPPGLAASPTASSTTVPTAAGLDILV
- a CDS encoding flagellar hook assembly protein FlgD; this translates as MSTSPIGSVGSPIGTVGSTSLTSSAAVRAPKQTMDSTVFMDLLVTQLKNQDPSSPMDTNAMINQTTQLSMMEKLTQLATDSAQGLSMQQRAAAAALIGKAVTYLAADGTSAVGTPSSVSYTGSAPTVTIGGASVPLDAITGIATA
- a CDS encoding flagellar hook protein FlgE, whose translation is MLRSLYSGISGLRAHQTMLDVTGNNIANVNTTGFKGSSTQFEDTLSQLTQGASGPQPATGGTNPAQIGLGVKVAAVTTNFTQGSAQTTGKATDMMISGDGFFITSRGGQQLYTRAGSFGFDAGGRLVGPDGGILQGWTADAAGVVNTGSPIGDVALSPTATIPAVATSQVGVDGNLPSDAAAGTSLERDIKVFDATGTARNLALTFTKTAGGWNVAAADADGATGAGSLAFTGGRQTAGGTLAVGGITVDLGAVTGYAGMTTVAATSQNGSSAGTLEAFTLGSDGSLIGSFSNGLKQTVGRIALAKFTNPSGLEKAGDSAYTVTANSGTAQIGQAGDPGFGTLAGGALEMSNVDLSQEFTNLIVAQRGFQANARIITTSDQVLQELVDLKR
- a CDS encoding phosphatidylserine decarboxylase family protein, with the translated sequence MAEQDHKQQGGWLPGQEDLEAWLQGHAERTAGSEAETQWHPAVQRFHRLVTSDPILRMYATQMIEQVPSAKPYQQRHLHSFEQMLSLVNAVLTMAPEFSDGSMVTTPMAGILDWTMGTPAGFAFYRDPRVNESLKDILNAWCAFLDSEESLYVLNDSDTGWKSDTAQRVVGMSQFAHDPDDPHWGFTSWNDFFTRRFADGQRPVDRPDDDRVIVSACESTPYKLSTGVQRRDEFWVKSQPYSLEDLLANDPAVDEFVGGTVHQAFLSATNYHRWHSPVAGTVVRAYVRPGTYFSEADSEGADAVEPTNSQGYLAHVASRAIILIEADNPTIGLVAVVPVGMIEVSSCVIGEQVVPGHHLEKGEELGYFQFGGSTQCLLFRPGAVESFALQAIPQTAAAPVHVRSHVATAAR
- a CDS encoding flagellar FlbD family protein — its product is MIAVTRLNGSRFAVNPDLIERVQENPDTTLVMVGGATYVVRESLAEIIGLIADYRALVLATARGLTVGQGQQLSLVRGTEENDPGPGATPLRPTQR
- a CDS encoding motility protein A, whose translation is MDPSLIVGLVLAFGSVVAIVSMEGASVTALILPPPMILVFGATLAVGLAGNTLKDTLRAFRAVPRAAMGRPPKPQESIDKIIALAEKARAEGLLALEAEATDTKDPFLSRALQNVADGTDAEELRIMMEDEIGTKSRADHADAKFFAALGGYAPTMGIIGTVVSLTHVLENLSDPTSLGPMIASAFIATLWGLLSANFIWLPISARIARLSELEIERMTLIMEGILAVQGGAQPMLLADRLRAMVPEHHVKDRGRADAKEKMRAAA